DNA sequence from the Anguilla anguilla isolate fAngAng1 chromosome 4, fAngAng1.pri, whole genome shotgun sequence genome:
TCTCCTCCAGAGAGTGACCAGGCCTACAGatgttttttgatgtttttccaGATCTTAAAAAGGCCATGATTACCTTGTAACTCCATGAAGGTAGCCCAGCCCCAGACAATCCCGCTATATGGGCATGTCAGGGCCAACACCCATAAACCCATCACTCGGCAAAAGGGAGTGGCATAGTACCTGGCGAAGGTTTGAAAGCAAATGACTGCGACTGTAGCTCCATGGAGTTCTGACAAATACAGATCATGATGGAGGTACAATAGCAGTGCCTTGCTTTCATACAACCTCACCTTCATCCATGGTATGATAGCAATGAGTGCTAAAAGAAAGTTTTCTAAGGGGTACCAAACCCAAGGTAAGCATTAATTCTAGAAATCTATACAAAAATGGTGATGGGCAAACTTCTGACATTCAACTGATACAGCAGTGGGGGCATGTAAAGTTACGTAAACAAGATTTCAATTCAACATCACAAAgtaaatcaaaaagaaaagcacattcCAGTTCAATTGTAGTCCGTAATGTAACAAatggctggccagttaaaatgGTTGAGCACAGAGTTTAAGATGACGTCCAACAGATAGCACTCAATTCCaagcattaatatttaatcaatGGGAATATAATTGGTTGACAGCCATTGAGTGAGAGAGTTACACAGAGAGATCACAGATCCAGAGAATTTTGAATATGtacactaccggtcaaaagttttagaacacctgcatttttacagtttttattgaaatttagacagttgtctcaatgtactctgaaattaaagcatagaacaaataaactgttggagataaaaaaaaaagaaatcatggaaTCGTACTGTCTAACACAATGTATTCTAATTTTTTGACTCATCAAAGTAGCCACCTTTTTCAGATATAACAGCTGAACATACTCGTGGCATTCGTTctacaatggaaatcaaatattgtttggaaagatcttcccaacactgttgcagaagttTCCTCAAATGTGTTGCATGTGTAGGCTGCTGTgctttcacccttctgtccagttcaaCCCAAACCAGCTTGATGGGGTTCAAGTCCGGAGACTGTGCTGGCCATTCCATGATTTGAGGCCTACcatcttgttcttttcttctaagaTAGTTCTGACATAACCTGGTGGTATAttctgggtcattatcttgctgttgGATGAACCCCTGACCAACTAGGCGTCAACCAGAGGAAATTGCATGGCactgcaaaatgctgtggtagcccTTTTGGTTCAGGGTGCCAATCACTCTGTACAGGTCACCAATTCTGGATCCAGCAAAAGAGCCCCAGACCATCAcgcttcctcctccatgtttgacagttggtgccacacactgaggaaccatCTTTTCACCTACTCGACGGCGTACAAAAACCCTGTGTGATGAACTGAAGGATTCAAATTTTGATTCATCGGTCCATAAGACCTTCTTACAGTCTTCAGTAGTCCACTGCCGGTGCTTCATGGCCCAGGCaagcctcttttttttatttagccattttagcaatggctttcATACTCGTACTGCCATTCGacctgtcaaacctgcagctcgAAGTCTTCTCTTCttgttgaaactgagacttgcCTATATCAACCCCTTTAAgttaagctgtgcttgaagctgttgtcctgtgagcCACCTATCACACTAGCTGTTGACTCTCAGAaacttgtcttctgattctgttgtggctttgggtCTGTTGGACCTCTTTCTGTCAgagtttcctccagtttccaagTGCCTTTCAATGGTGTAGGAAACTGTACTCGCTGACACCTTggctttctttgcaatttctctaaaggaaagacctacacttttaagggttacagtggtctgtctgtcttcctttgtTAATGGCCTTTTTCTCGCCATTATGTTGGCAATATACTACTTCCTGCAGTacaatattgtccaaataatcCTTCAGAGGGTGTAGTAATACAGactgttccaacactgattttattcAGGTTTGTAAGTGATCAACAAATGTTGGGACACCTGTAGGAATTGTTTGCATCAATTTCAAGgctcaatttattttcattgctgcagaaaagctgtaagTTGTTAACCTGTCACTTGCTCCCTGAAAAATGCCTCTTTTATAACTCTTCCTTTTCTCCCCCCAAGGCACATGGAGCAAAACATGCTGAACAGGAACTCCAAGGAAGTGAAGATGACACCACCTCAGCCATTCGTACATGGAGAAGATTGTGAGGCCCTGAAACTCCTTTAAACCCttggatttaattaaatttaattatacaGTTTTATTCTTCAGTTCAACACCATTCCcaattaaatcaaaattaatgTTCTTGCTGTTTATCAAAAGTCacagatgaaaatgagaaatCGTTGAACATCATCTGGATTTCCCTGGTAAAAGCGACAAAGCtgctgaaaaaatgtttcttttaaaagatAGAAGATCAgctgttttcttaatttttttagtacattaaaaaatagaGAATAGTAATAAATCTCTCATAAAACAAGAATAAATCTCCCATAGATACAGAATTCAAATTTGCAAGGGTGAACTTTTAACCGTGTAATTTTGCTATGGTTAATAAGCCCCCAGTCCCtctagataagagtgtctgctataTTCTAAATGTAAATTTAGATTCAAGTGAAGTGTTTCACAGCAGCAACCAACCCAGAGCTCAAGGCAATTATTCCAGAAATGCTAGTTATGGTTGTGATCTAGCATAACATCAATGCAAGTGAGTCTTGTGAATTAACACCAGCTAGTCCTTTGTCATGCATTACTTTCTCTGCGTCCGTTTTAGGATTTGAAAGATACGTAGCAGTAAAAGTTTCACTGCAACAAAAGGCTTCAGACAGCCTGCAGATTCCTGCAGATCATGGGCAATTTTAAGACTTAACTTTTCACCCATATTCAGAGCATAATTGTTCATTCACATTCTGGTTTTGCTTTACTCTTTTGTACATTATGGCAGGTGACATGTTTAGAAAATCTGAGGGCTTTGGACGAGCGATTTAAGGTGTactcaaaaaagtatttgactcAGGTCGAACAGACAAAGCCGTGGCAGTTTTGTGCATTCCTTGGCTGAAAAACTGTACTAATTAGTGTTTTGTTCTAGTCACATAAATTTTCTAagagaacttttactttctcaacctggattttccaccccTGGTGCTGTGGCATGTGGTGCACAACACAGGAAGTGGGGAAAACTCAAAGGCAGTAGCACAGCAGAAGTAGAGAAAGCATGGCCACACACCTGTTCTGCATCATCAGGCCATGGCATTAAATCACTACAAACCTGTTTCTTTGACTCATCAGGTTTCAATCTTTAAATGATGCCTCAGCTGTTTTGCAAAGTAGTGACATCTGCTAAAATATCATACAATGCATATGCCACTTGTTTTATATCAAtttgtataataaaatacatttatttatctccATCAGTCAAATAAGTCCTCTCTATCTACAAAGTGTAACAGTAAAGTCAAAGTTACACATTTAGTGAGTTACATCTGGAGATTTTCTGAATGCGGCCTGAGATGAGGCTTAATTTCTTAATAAACAGTAACCGATTGCTCAAAAGTAAAAGTTCTTATCAGACTGGTAGCACATCACTGAATAGCTCCTTTGTCTGTGTTTACACTTTCCCAAAGATAAAATACCCATGCCCTGCCCACATGTTTATGCTCTGAAATTCCACTCTGTTCTCCAAGTGACCTTTGGGGTTATGCTTGATGAATGACGTGAGGTAGAATATCACAATCAAGAGGAAGTAATCTAAAAAAATGTAGTTCCCTCCCCACACCTGTCACACAAAGATAAAGGGGGAGGAGAAAGTGATCTATAAATAGCcatcaaaaaaaacatgacaaaagcaaACAAGTTTGGAAAGTCCACCAGGTGCCCTATATAAAGACACAAAGCTCAAGCCAGTGAATCAGAGCACAAACTGAttagagagaaacacacagcctgctccaCTTTTACTGAAGCCAAAGACACACAAGGACTAAGACTGAAGATGGCGAACACCAGATTCTTTACTGTGGCCCTGCTGGTCATTTTCACCCTCAACAGCTTCCTTCCTCAGATAGAGTCAGGTGAGCCTTCTCCCACTGTCACACAAGCTGTCATGTAGTTATTCCACAGTTTCCCAGCCATGAAATGTGATGTTGTGATGAGGTTGAGAGGTGTGGGGGATAATTTCCATAAGATCTTAATCTTCCCAAATGCATGAGTTGTCATTTTGAATGTGAGCAGATCTATTTTCCCTTCTTCCAGCttctgtggtttaaaaatatttttccttgtttttttccagtacGCTGTTGCCTGTcatatacaaagaaaaaaattcactgCCAAAGGATGGAGAACTACACCATCCAGACATACATgggcatctgtgacatggaTGCGATCATGTAAGTTATTCTCAGAGAGATACAGAAACATGTGACACTGGTCATTGGTAGGCAGTACGTGTAGAGCAGTGCTTAGATTGAATGACTCAAAATTTGAATATAAGAAGTTTTACAGTACTGTGGAAAGCAGTATGTAGAAGTGGTTAAGCTCTTGACCCTGACCCTGAACTGCAATTTAATGAGTGCCATATTACAATATGTTCCACAATATGTTCCATTTCAGAAtttaacacacactctcacacagtgaCTTACTTACAGTAGATGCCATTTTACATACAATCTATGTATGTATCAtagcagtgtttcagtgtgatGGAGTGGTTAGTGCTCTGGATGCAGCATCTGAGTGTTGTAATATAAAGAGTGTCACAGTAATGTTAAGGCAGTGTGAAGTAGAAGTTGAACTTTTGTCAGGTGCTTTATTATAGCAAAGGGGGCATCAATTTATAACAAAGAACTGTGGGATCAGAGATTTGTTTGCTGCTGACTTTGAGAGTGAgacaaatgaaatgttaatcAACCTGTGTGTTTACAAAGTGTGGCTTATCATGTTTATCATCCATATCCATGGAGTATTAATGTGAACAACTTGATAACATTTCATGTGTATTAGCTACCTTGCTCAATAGCCATATAATATAATAGCCACAGTAAATAACCAGCATGCAGATTCCCTCAGGTTCATATCTGAAATGAGTCTGCTGAGCACACTGAGCACATTGAGTACAATGTGGCTGATCAGCTTTTCCACTGCTTACCCCCGTGCTATGTGTCTCATTACAGCTTCCACACAAAAGCAGGCAAGTCTATCTGTGCTGACCCATCAAAAGAGCAGACTCAGAGGACAATCAAGTGCCTTAAGTGAGTGgcttcttctttttaatttgcacattttgtacaacatgcactgtgtgtgatgCAATGCAGTAAGAGCATAAATAAGTTATACATATTTATCCTTATTGCTGGAATTAGgtataatgttttcattttatttaatcacatACTGTGATAATAAACACTGGTCTTTCTTCCTTCAGAGCAAGAGCCCATAATTTGTTTTGAGGAATCTTCAATTatacaacacaacaacaatgaagcaatttaagaagacaagctattgtaattgtttaatttttgtgtgTTGTTCACTAcaagtatttaaattatttaaaaaggaaatttttattgtttaaaaaaacatatattttaattgtacGTCAATTTTTTCTACATATGTTTATGGTAATGCTGAAGTTTTCACCACTTCGTTATTGATCTGTTTCATAAACAGAAATGGTACAGTGTCACATCTGAGATACAATGTCGCCATATTTTGAATATGgactaaatgaaaacattttatgtttttaaagagtatcacaaattatttttgtgttgacTTTGTGCTGTCTTCTTcataaaaacagtttaaacaCCTTGAAAGAAATCAAACGGTTTGTTTTACTTTCAAAATTCTTATAGATTTAATGTATGTATTGCTGTGACATGGAAGTGTAATCAAGCTAAAATAAAGATACCTATTTATGAAacatattgtattattattgttcttattaAGTACAGTGAATAGACTTAAGTTGACAAGCTTGCAGTATGCAACAAAATGCAATGGCACAAGTAAAACAAAACTGATAGTCGGTGTCCATCCTGTTCCCTTTCTTTATTACACTTTATCGCCCTCTGGTGTTGCAGTATGTCAAGCACCAATTGCAATTCAAGGCTTGTAACTGATTTACACACTTAAGAggtacagtgggctccagaattattggcaccctcaataaaaatgaataaaaaaggctgcataaaacagatgacacagataataatctatatgttatgttcaaacatatgggaaaactatatacttttatttcaatacatttactctcatgcttcaatgttttttttattaagtaatctaattttttctgaaaaccgtAGGTGGCATAATTATTAGCACCCCTAAAAATTATCGTAAAATCAGACAAAattaaattggcaatacaattgtACTTagtttagttcatctcagtctaaaggaactatattgtgtcattccataacgttcagtttcactagagaataaaaatgaggtaagaagcatacaaaatccctttgtcatccatcggcatgggaaaagccaaataactgtcaattcagaagagaccgatggtaatttaccatcacaagccaggtaatgggtacaaaaaagacataaacggttaaacataccacttagcactgtaagggcaataataaaaaaggtgtaaaacatatggaatggttgcaaatttgccaggaagaggaagcaagtgcatggtgtccccacgggcggtgaggaagatggtgagagaggtcattaataacccaaggatcactgtttaagaattgcagagattggtttgtttcttgtggTCTAAAAGTCtaagtctaaaaaaaacattaaatggcacctccataccaactaactctttggaagggtggcacaaagacagcccttactgagcacaataaacaaaaccaagaatctggagcttgccaaacctcactggaattatgactggaagagagtgctattgtcagatgagaccaatatTGAAAGTTTTGGCCATACATaccatcaacatgtttggcggcaaaagaggaatgcatacaggagaagcacctcatacctactgtcaaatatggaggtgggtcattgatattctggagatgttttgctggcagtggtcccggggcaccattttagatcaatggcacatgaatgaattcaacaaagtaccaggaaattctggcagaattTGGCTgttggttgtctctgctaagaagctaggacttggtcataagtagattgtccagcaggacaatgactccaagcatatatcaaaatctaaacagaaatgcttaagtgaaatcaacatccatgttttccaatggccatctcagtctccagacttaattTTCATCacaaacctgtggtctgaactgaagagggggggtccataagtgcaaacccaaagatatcaatgattctgaaaagttgtacatggagcaatggtcaagaatcttccaaatgtgttctctaaacttatcacaaattataggaaaagactcatggctgtcatctttgctaggggtgttttcacaaagtattaagccaagggtgccaataattgtggaacctgttttttggggaaatattttttttattttaaaaatgtaagactttggttgattccaatgaatcattaatcaagcgcactagtttacacatgttggaaaataaagcttatgtcaataattgtattattttttagtttagaatttttttagctttttatgtgcatttttatcaagggtgccaataattctggagcccactgtaaaAAGGTATGCTTCTTTATAGTCAGTTTGCATTGTAATCATTGAGTTCATTCATCTTAATTTCactcaattaaatttaaaaaaattaacagttaCTTATGGACAGCTATTTTCAAAACTGACAAATACTAATGCTGTCAT
Encoded proteins:
- the LOC118225331 gene encoding C-C motif chemokine 13-like translates to MANTRFFTVALLVIFTLNSFLPQIESVRCCLSYTKKKIHCQRMENYTIQTYMGICDMDAIIFHTKAGKSICADPSKEQTQRTIKCLKARAHNLF